One window of the Microvirga mediterraneensis genome contains the following:
- a CDS encoding Crp/Fnr family transcriptional regulator, translating into MLSALKPEDLAIVAPSLQEWEGEAGARLYQPGDEVRFVYFPCGPSLVSFVVELEDGLTVETALIGREGAVGGIVSQGRLPAFARSEIQFPGPFLRLSTADLEEFETRSTSLRHLFARYADCMLAQVFQSVACNAVHTIEQRTVKWLLAAIDRTGDHDIPLTQEQLASMMGVGRSYVSRVIQSLKRRHLLETRRGGVRVRDLDALDTLSCGCNTALRRHFDQVLAGVYPTVEASSAQKAEAGGKRPGSRMKD; encoded by the coding sequence TGGAGCCAGGCTGTACCAACCAGGGGACGAGGTCAGATTCGTCTACTTCCCTTGCGGCCCAAGCCTGGTGTCCTTCGTGGTTGAGCTTGAGGATGGACTGACCGTTGAGACGGCCCTGATCGGACGTGAGGGGGCAGTTGGCGGGATCGTGAGCCAAGGGCGTCTGCCAGCTTTTGCCCGCTCCGAGATCCAGTTCCCGGGTCCCTTCCTGCGCCTGTCCACAGCCGACCTGGAGGAGTTCGAGACCCGATCCACGAGCCTGCGCCATCTCTTCGCGCGCTACGCGGACTGCATGCTGGCGCAGGTGTTTCAGTCAGTGGCATGCAACGCGGTCCATACGATCGAGCAGCGAACGGTGAAGTGGCTGCTGGCTGCCATCGATCGGACGGGCGATCACGACATCCCGCTGACGCAGGAGCAGTTGGCCAGCATGATGGGTGTTGGCAGAAGCTATGTCAGCCGGGTCATCCAGTCCCTGAAGCGCCGACACCTGCTGGAGACCCGCAGGGGTGGGGTTCGGGTCCGCGATCTGGACGCTCTGGATACCCTGTCATGCGGCTGCAACACCGCGCTACGCCGGCATTTCGACCAGGTGCTTGCGGGCGTGTATCCAACGGTCGAAGCGAGTTCGGCTCAGAAGGCGGAGGCGGGCGGCAAGCGCCCTGGATCCAGGATGAAAGACTGA